From a region of the Deinococcus terrestris genome:
- a CDS encoding 3-deoxy-7-phosphoheptulonate synthase translates to MPQSEPLAHPARTENLNVTAFTPLVTPRDLKAELPLTPAAEATVLAGRQAAQDILAGRDGRLLAVVGPCSVHDFGEAVAYAERLAGLRARVGNRLEVQMRVYVDKPRTTVGWRGFLIDPDMTGANDMNAGLRRTRELMLRVSELGLPVATELLDPFAPQYLFDVVAWACLGARTAESQTHRVMASAVSAPMGFKNGTGGGLKLAVDAILAARHPHAFFTIDDDGRACVVHTRGNPHGHVILRGGRAGPNHAAPFVAEAAALMEGAGLTPAVMVDCSHANSGSDHTRQGAVWRDVLAQRLAGQTALKGLMLESNLRPGKQAIPADLSQLQPGVSVTDACVGWDETEALLLEAHAALGG, encoded by the coding sequence ATGCCCCAGTCCGAACCTCTGGCCCACCCCGCCCGCACCGAGAACCTCAATGTCACGGCCTTCACGCCGCTCGTCACCCCGCGCGACCTCAAGGCCGAGCTTCCCCTCACACCCGCCGCCGAAGCGACGGTCCTGGCCGGGCGGCAGGCCGCGCAGGACATCCTCGCGGGGCGGGACGGGCGCCTGCTCGCGGTGGTGGGGCCGTGCTCGGTCCACGATTTCGGGGAAGCGGTGGCCTACGCGGAGCGCCTCGCCGGGCTGCGGGCGCGGGTGGGGAACCGGCTGGAGGTCCAAATGCGCGTCTACGTGGACAAGCCCCGCACGACGGTGGGCTGGCGCGGCTTTCTGATCGACCCCGACATGACAGGCGCCAATGACATGAACGCCGGGCTGCGCCGCACCCGCGAGCTGATGCTGCGCGTCTCCGAACTCGGGCTGCCGGTCGCCACCGAGCTGCTCGACCCCTTCGCCCCGCAGTACCTCTTCGATGTGGTCGCGTGGGCCTGCCTGGGTGCCCGCACCGCCGAGTCCCAGACCCACCGGGTCATGGCGAGTGCGGTCAGCGCCCCGATGGGCTTCAAGAACGGCACGGGCGGTGGCCTCAAGCTCGCCGTGGACGCCATTCTCGCCGCACGGCATCCCCACGCCTTTTTCACCATCGACGACGACGGCCGCGCCTGCGTAGTCCACACGCGGGGCAACCCGCACGGACACGTGATCCTGCGCGGGGGCCGGGCGGGGCCGAACCACGCCGCCCCCTTCGTCGCGGAGGCCGCCGCGCTGATGGAGGGCGCGGGCCTGACGCCCGCTGTCATGGTGGACTGCTCGCACGCCAACAGCGGCTCGGACCATACCCGGCAGGGGGCAGTGTGGCGGGACGTACTCGCGCAGCGCCTAGCAGGGCAGACGGCGCTGAAGGGCCTGATGCTGGAATCCAACCTGCGCCCCGGCAAGCAGGCCATTCCCGCCGACCTGTCGCAGCTTCAGCCCGGCGTGAGCGTGACCGACGCCTGCGTGGGCTGGGACGAGACTGAGGCGCTCTTGCTGGAAGCGCACGCGGCGCTGGGGGGTTAG
- a CDS encoding permease prefix domain 1-containing protein, giving the protein MSRVFSRYVHRATLGLPRQERLEAAAELRTHLMDRAARLEAEGFSREEAEHLAVKGMGDVGVTNRQLLGHVFTNQVAWVVLAALVLGGGGWWVWQNVPLPMWGQATWRWDNELTVPDLTRLMEDDSAPRSPYHAGDLSLPARTAWFYITVIPRRGAGAGVLSIRNLQYRNGSASPHPALNSRIQARLLLSAEPWAAQTCALRNGQPQMQIYAALHTHHQDLGSDMTGNSSCTGIVLPAPQNLAGGYSTFWKRDLWHEQTVPLNQWTVLAAYIVDLGEKEAGGRTGFTRQPDNAHDYLLAVMPADRPMHRSSGGFEALKHAGLTSHLDGSNWAESAFGLPRPTLHEP; this is encoded by the coding sequence GTGAGCCGCGTCTTTTCCCGCTATGTCCACCGCGCCACCCTGGGTCTGCCCCGGCAGGAGCGCCTGGAGGCCGCCGCCGAACTCCGCACCCACCTGATGGACCGCGCCGCCCGGCTGGAGGCCGAGGGCTTCAGCCGCGAGGAGGCCGAACACCTCGCCGTCAAGGGCATGGGCGACGTGGGCGTCACCAACCGGCAACTGCTGGGGCACGTTTTTACCAACCAGGTCGCCTGGGTGGTCCTGGCCGCGCTGGTGCTGGGGGGCGGAGGCTGGTGGGTGTGGCAGAACGTGCCGCTGCCGATGTGGGGACAGGCGACGTGGCGGTGGGACAATGAGCTGACGGTACCGGACCTGACACGCCTGATGGAAGACGATTCCGCGCCGCGTTCCCCCTATCATGCTGGTGACCTGAGCCTTCCAGCACGCACGGCGTGGTTCTACATCACTGTAATTCCACGGCGAGGCGCTGGGGCTGGTGTCCTCAGCATCCGCAACCTGCAATACCGGAACGGCTCAGCGTCCCCGCACCCTGCCCTCAATAGCCGCATCCAGGCCCGCCTCCTGCTCAGCGCTGAACCCTGGGCGGCCCAGACGTGTGCCCTGCGGAACGGTCAGCCCCAGATGCAGATTTATGCCGCTCTCCACACCCATCACCAGGACCTGGGCTCTGATATGACCGGCAACAGCAGTTGCACAGGAATCGTGCTGCCTGCCCCCCAGAACCTAGCCGGTGGATATTCCACCTTCTGGAAGCGTGACCTCTGGCATGAGCAAACCGTCCCACTGAATCAATGGACGGTGTTGGCCGCATACATTGTCGATCTTGGGGAGAAGGAAGCAGGCGGCAGAACTGGCTTCACCAGGCAGCCGGACAATGCCCATGACTACCTGCTGGCGGTGATGCCCGCCGACCGTCCCATGCACCGGTCATCAGGAGGGTTTGAAGCCCTCAAGCACGCTGGCCTGACAAGCCACCTTGACGGCTCCAACTGGGCAGAAAGTGCTTTCGGCCTCCCCCGCCCCACGCTCCATGAGCCCTAA
- a CDS encoding DUF2256 domain-containing protein: protein MPERARTFGGGRKPSERPSKVCVACGLPFTWRKKWERDWEQVKYCSDRCRAAAKRGTS from the coding sequence ATGCCTGAGCGGGCCAGAACTTTCGGCGGGGGCCGCAAGCCTTCTGAGCGGCCCAGCAAGGTCTGCGTGGCGTGCGGGTTGCCCTTCACCTGGCGCAAGAAGTGGGAGCGCGACTGGGAGCAGGTCAAATACTGCTCCGACCGCTGTCGGGCAGCGGCTAAACGGGGGACCTCGTGA
- a CDS encoding phosphodiester glycosidase family protein, whose product MTRRRRKRGAAVLALLGLAGTWAAARPVAVGGAVQAAAVETRTLPGGGEALAVWTLPRLGVAVRNDPQDVRLRYGERELRHAPGTGWRAVGFTLPGGTGLAAPQAMGPSLYVPLAALRLLGVPVTADTPSLLGFAAPATVPEETLPPSPDLPAADPAPVPLALPPLANLDTVRVGRSVYRTVEVQRVVLELSAAAPHSVVRESGGLSVVLPRVTGSASQTALRSGDLLRVDPAGDGVQVHLQTGGGTSEIFTLEDPYRVVIDTTTHLDARVPPPINPEALPEGVTYRTRGGGLHLLSFDPARFQPRVVTAPVGAARDVAALVKAAGGVAGVNGGYFDPASSLPVDLVAVGGLLTAGSLEKRAAVGFTPQGTPLFGYPRPRYVVGGDFGSLTVNGVGAKARPTLLTAFVGDGATRVGAEGLTTLWAEGGRVSRAASGPVVPPRGVLALTFDPARFPALPRTPGTRLTVSVNWQATDAPWERAQDALAAGPLLVQGGRVVLDPKREAFDTGASIWRATRQVAFGVLEGQPTVAYLEHGTPETFAAALAGAGVRDAVRLDSGSSATAFVTGGYAGLGGYLNTVWSRPVPNAIVFVPKVTGARK is encoded by the coding sequence GTGACGAGGCGGCGCAGGAAAAGAGGAGCGGCGGTGCTGGCACTGCTGGGGCTGGCCGGAACGTGGGCCGCCGCCCGCCCGGTGGCGGTGGGCGGCGCGGTGCAGGCGGCGGCGGTGGAGACGCGGACCCTGCCGGGGGGGGGCGAGGCCCTGGCCGTCTGGACGCTGCCCCGGTTGGGCGTGGCGGTGCGCAACGATCCGCAGGACGTGCGCCTGCGCTACGGCGAGCGTGAGTTACGCCACGCGCCGGGGACAGGCTGGCGGGCGGTGGGCTTCACGCTGCCGGGGGGGACGGGGCTGGCCGCGCCGCAGGCCATGGGTCCCAGCCTCTACGTCCCCCTCGCTGCCCTGCGACTGTTGGGAGTGCCGGTGACAGCGGACACGCCCAGCCTCCTCGGGTTCGCTGCCCCCGCCACTGTGCCGGAGGAGACGCTGCCGCCCTCCCCTGACTTGCCTGCCGCCGACCCTGCCCCCGTCCCGCTTGCCCTGCCTCCACTCGCGAACCTCGACACGGTGCGGGTGGGGCGCTCGGTGTACCGCACGGTAGAGGTGCAGCGGGTGGTCTTGGAACTCAGCGCAGCCGCCCCCCACAGCGTGGTGCGCGAGTCGGGCGGCCTGAGCGTGGTCCTGCCGCGCGTAACGGGCAGCGCCTCGCAAACGGCCCTGCGGAGCGGCGACCTGCTGCGGGTGGACCCCGCCGGGGACGGGGTGCAGGTTCACCTGCAAACGGGTGGGGGTACCAGCGAGATTTTTACCCTGGAGGACCCCTACCGGGTCGTGATCGACACGACCACCCACCTCGACGCCCGCGTGCCGCCTCCCATCAACCCGGAGGCGCTGCCAGAGGGCGTGACCTACCGCACGCGCGGCGGCGGGCTGCACCTGCTGAGCTTCGACCCGGCCCGGTTTCAGCCCCGCGTGGTGACGGCCCCGGTGGGCGCGGCGCGGGACGTGGCCGCGCTCGTGAAGGCGGCGGGGGGCGTGGCAGGCGTGAACGGCGGCTATTTCGATCCCGCAAGCAGCCTGCCGGTGGACCTCGTGGCGGTGGGCGGCCTGCTCACGGCGGGCAGCCTGGAGAAGCGGGCGGCGGTGGGCTTTACCCCGCAGGGCACACCCCTCTTCGGCTATCCCCGTCCCCGCTACGTGGTAGGCGGCGACTTCGGGAGCCTCACGGTGAACGGGGTGGGCGCGAAGGCGCGGCCCACCCTGCTGACGGCCTTCGTGGGGGACGGCGCGACACGGGTGGGGGCCGAGGGCCTGACGACCCTCTGGGCCGAGGGGGGCCGAGTCAGCCGTGCCGCTTCGGGGCCGGTCGTGCCGCCGCGTGGGGTGCTGGCGCTGACCTTCGACCCGGCCCGCTTTCCCGCGCTGCCGCGCACGCCGGGCACCCGGCTCACGGTGTCAGTGAACTGGCAGGCGACCGACGCCCCCTGGGAGCGGGCGCAGGACGCGCTGGCCGCCGGGCCGCTGCTGGTGCAGGGCGGGCGGGTGGTCCTCGACCCGAAGCGCGAGGCCTTCGACACGGGCGCGAGCATCTGGCGGGCCACCCGGCAGGTCGCCTTCGGGGTGCTGGAGGGCCAACCCACCGTCGCCTACCTGGAGCACGGCACGCCGGAAACGTTCGCGGCGGCTCTGGCGGGAGCAGGCGTGCGGGACGCGGTGCGGCTGGACAGCGGGTCGAGCGCGACGGCCTTCGTGACGGGCGGGTACGCGGGGCTGGGAGGCTACCTCAATACGGTCTGGAGTCGGCCGGTGCCCAACGCGATCGTGTTCGTCCCGAAGGTGACCGGGGCGCGGAAATAA
- a CDS encoding 3'-5' exonuclease: protein MNVVVFDLETTGFSPERDAIVEIGAMRVRDGRVVEDERFETLVRPVNSLGDPLRIPWRAQQVHGISDAMVRGAPELRDVLPAFLDFVGDSAVVAHNIGFDGGFLRAATGRHGLRWAPRAEHCTMQLSRRAFPGERSHRLDLLAERLGLEFAPGGRHRSLGDVRVTAEAYVRLLERLRVGA from the coding sequence GTGAACGTCGTCGTCTTCGATCTGGAAACCACCGGGTTCTCGCCCGAGCGCGACGCCATCGTGGAGATCGGGGCCATGCGGGTGCGCGACGGACGCGTCGTGGAGGACGAGCGCTTCGAGACGCTGGTGCGCCCGGTCAACAGCCTGGGCGATCCCCTGCGGATTCCCTGGCGGGCGCAGCAGGTTCACGGCATCAGCGACGCGATGGTGCGCGGGGCGCCGGAGTTGCGCGACGTGTTGCCCGCCTTTCTGGACTTCGTGGGCGACTCGGCGGTGGTCGCGCACAATATCGGCTTCGACGGGGGCTTCCTGCGGGCGGCCACCGGGCGGCACGGCCTGCGCTGGGCACCCCGCGCCGAGCACTGCACCATGCAGCTCTCGCGCCGCGCCTTTCCCGGCGAGCGCTCGCACCGCCTCGACCTCCTCGCCGAGCGGCTGGGGCTAGAGTTCGCCCCTGGCGGGCGGCACCGCTCTCTCGGGGACGTGCGGGTGACCGCCGAGGCGTATGTGCGGCTGCTGGAGCGGCTGCGGGTGGGCGCCTAG
- the mbhE gene encoding hydrogen gas-evolving membrane-bound hydrogenase subunit E: MTLAVFFPFLIAALAAWLGPRLGRRTGYVAAAAFLPALLLIPELLRMPGAVPALEVTRWVPTLDLNLAFRGDGFSLLFAALIGVIGTLASLYSVAYLSERERFGRFYSYLLCFGGSMLGLVLTDNLVALFGFWEMTSVTSFLLIGLWHTRSAARDGAVKAFLVSALGGLALLAAVALIALGGGSTSLSGLDVGALRESAYFTPALLLTLLAAFTKSAQLPFHLWLPTAMEAPTPVSAFLHSATMVKAGVVLVAKFGLIFGGAALWSGIIVPVGLATLVWGAWLALRQTDLKALLAYSTVSQLGLLMSLYGLADAEGRFAATAHLLNHAAFKAALFFVVGIIDHETGTREIPLLGGLRRALPVTFAAALLAAMSMAGLPPLGGFISKELFYEAMLHQGPLFLAVAVAGSALTFAYSFRLLRVFLGTPRAPAGAEPHEAPPGLTLPAAGLALTALVFGVLPGTAEALTRTAQSALNFGDYDGYLSLWHGVTPALLATLLTWALGAVLVWQARGMRALGRRLTPRVNANTVYYGLTQTVNVFSSWLIARTQGLPLPDQLRIMLAAAALMAGYAVWRAPQVFYPIGTLPLGVLPVAALLIAGAVGVLLSRGRLTAVIVTGLTGFGSAAAFLAFRAPDLALTQLLVEAVTVILFLLAFRYLPGVRDLPRTRGRYVFDVAIAGLAGVGITLLVLSSVRFLAPPISPYYLEYSYKGGGGKNVVNVLLVDFRGFDTLGEITVVGMVALAVLSLVRLGKPGRPRRTPDDTADLPARRRP, translated from the coding sequence ATGACGCTCGCGGTCTTCTTTCCCTTTCTGATCGCCGCGCTCGCCGCGTGGCTGGGGCCGAGGCTGGGCCGCCGCACCGGCTACGTCGCGGCGGCGGCCTTTCTGCCCGCCCTGCTGCTGATTCCCGAGCTGCTGCGGATGCCGGGGGCGGTCCCCGCCCTGGAAGTCACCCGCTGGGTGCCCACCCTGGACCTCAACCTCGCCTTCCGGGGGGACGGGTTCTCGCTGCTGTTCGCCGCGCTGATCGGGGTGATCGGCACGCTGGCGAGTCTGTACTCGGTCGCCTACCTCTCGGAGCGCGAGCGGTTCGGGCGCTTTTACAGCTACCTGCTCTGCTTCGGCGGCTCGATGCTGGGGCTGGTGCTGACCGACAACCTCGTCGCGCTGTTCGGCTTCTGGGAGATGACCAGCGTCACGAGCTTCCTGTTGATCGGGCTGTGGCATACCCGCTCGGCGGCGCGGGACGGGGCGGTCAAGGCCTTTCTGGTGAGTGCGCTGGGCGGCCTCGCGCTGCTGGCGGCGGTCGCCCTGATCGCGCTGGGGGGCGGCAGCACGTCGCTCTCGGGGCTGGACGTGGGGGCGCTGCGTGAGTCGGCCTACTTTACCCCAGCGCTGCTGCTCACGCTGCTGGCAGCCTTTACCAAGAGTGCCCAACTGCCCTTCCACCTGTGGCTGCCCACCGCGATGGAGGCGCCCACCCCGGTATCGGCCTTCCTGCACTCGGCGACGATGGTGAAAGCGGGCGTGGTCCTCGTCGCCAAGTTCGGGCTGATCTTCGGCGGGGCGGCGCTGTGGTCGGGCATCATCGTGCCGGTGGGTCTGGCGACGCTGGTGTGGGGAGCGTGGCTGGCGCTGCGGCAGACCGACCTCAAGGCGCTGCTGGCCTATTCCACGGTGTCGCAGCTCGGGTTGCTGATGAGCCTGTACGGGCTGGCCGACGCCGAGGGAAGATTCGCCGCGACCGCGCACCTGCTCAACCACGCGGCGTTCAAGGCGGCGCTCTTTTTCGTGGTGGGCATCATCGACCACGAGACCGGGACCCGCGAGATTCCGTTGCTGGGGGGCCTGCGGCGGGCGCTGCCGGTCACGTTCGCGGCGGCGCTGCTGGCGGCCATGAGCATGGCGGGGCTGCCGCCGCTGGGGGGCTTTATCTCCAAGGAGCTGTTTTACGAGGCGATGCTGCACCAGGGGCCGCTCTTTCTCGCGGTGGCGGTCGCGGGCAGTGCGCTGACCTTCGCGTACTCGTTCCGGCTGCTGCGGGTCTTTCTGGGGACGCCGCGTGCCCCCGCCGGGGCCGAGCCGCACGAGGCCCCGCCCGGCCTGACCCTGCCCGCCGCCGGACTCGCGCTGACCGCCCTGGTCTTTGGGGTGCTGCCCGGTACGGCGGAGGCCCTGACGCGCACCGCGCAGTCGGCGCTGAACTTCGGGGACTACGACGGTTACCTCTCGCTGTGGCACGGGGTCACGCCCGCGCTGCTGGCGACCCTGCTGACCTGGGCGCTGGGGGCGGTGCTGGTGTGGCAGGCGAGGGGAATGAGGGCGCTGGGACGGCGGCTGACCCCCCGCGTGAACGCGAACACGGTGTATTACGGCCTGACCCAGACGGTGAATGTCTTTTCCTCGTGGCTGATCGCGCGGACGCAGGGGCTGCCCCTCCCGGACCAGCTCCGGATCATGCTGGCCGCCGCCGCGCTGATGGCGGGGTACGCCGTGTGGCGGGCGCCGCAGGTCTTCTACCCCATCGGGACGCTGCCGCTGGGCGTGCTGCCGGTCGCCGCGCTGCTGATCGCAGGGGCAGTGGGAGTGCTGCTCTCGCGCGGGCGCCTGACCGCCGTGATCGTGACCGGCCTGACGGGCTTCGGCAGCGCGGCGGCGTTTCTGGCCTTCCGGGCACCTGACCTCGCGCTGACCCAACTGCTGGTGGAGGCGGTCACGGTGATCCTCTTTCTGCTGGCCTTCCGGTACCTGCCGGGGGTGCGCGACCTGCCGCGCACGCGGGGGCGCTACGTTTTCGACGTGGCGATTGCAGGATTGGCAGGGGTGGGCATCACGCTGCTGGTGCTGTCCAGCGTGCGCTTCCTGGCCCCGCCCATCTCGCCCTACTACCTGGAGTACAGCTACAAGGGCGGCGGCGGCAAGAACGTAGTCAACGTGCTGCTGGTGGACTTTCGGGGCTTCGACACCCTGGGCGAGATCACGGTGGTGGGGATGGTCGCGCTCGCGGTGCTGAGTCTGGTGCGGCTGGGCAAACCGGGCCGTCCCCGCCGCACTCCCGACGACACGGCAGACCTGCCCGCCCGGAGGCGACCATGA
- a CDS encoding sodium:proton antiporter produces the protein METLFAVIIGLLVAAGVFLVLSRVIVRVVLGLTFISYAANLAILTVAGLREVSPPLLTLPGPYMDPLPQALILTAIVIGFATTALLLTVALRAYQVAGHDDVEAFGDNLARDPDAHDGSFADPEHQSPDRPDVEDMQDDEPAPAPAGGRP, from the coding sequence ATGGAAACGCTTTTTGCCGTGATTATCGGCCTGCTGGTGGCGGCAGGCGTCTTTCTGGTGCTCTCGCGGGTGATCGTGCGGGTGGTGCTGGGGCTGACCTTTATCAGCTACGCGGCCAACCTCGCCATCCTGACCGTGGCGGGGCTGCGCGAGGTCTCACCGCCGCTGCTGACGCTGCCCGGTCCCTACATGGACCCGCTGCCGCAGGCGCTGATCCTGACCGCCATCGTGATCGGTTTTGCCACCACCGCGCTGCTGCTCACGGTGGCGCTGCGGGCCTATCAGGTCGCCGGGCACGACGACGTGGAGGCCTTCGGGGACAACCTCGCCCGTGACCCGGACGCGCACGACGGCTCCTTTGCCGACCCCGAGCACCAGAGCCCCGACCGCCCAGACGTGGAGGACATGCAGGACGACGAACCCGCTCCTGCCCCCGCCGGGGGGCGCCCGTGA
- a CDS encoding PadR family transcriptional regulator yields the protein MTPLKSGTVDLVILSALHEQPRYGLELADHIGTRSGGLFELSEGSLYPALLRLSKAGLIEGEWQPTPGGGSPRKVYRLTDSGGQELARRRAEWERLQVAVNALLLRRGVRA from the coding sequence ATGACGCCCCTGAAATCCGGCACCGTGGATCTGGTCATCCTGTCGGCCCTGCACGAGCAGCCGCGTTATGGGCTGGAACTGGCGGACCATATCGGCACCCGCAGCGGGGGCCTCTTCGAACTCTCGGAGGGCAGCCTTTACCCCGCGCTGCTGCGGCTGAGCAAGGCCGGGCTGATCGAGGGCGAGTGGCAGCCCACGCCGGGGGGCGGCAGCCCGCGCAAGGTCTACCGCCTGACGGACAGCGGGGGCCAGGAACTCGCGCGGCGGCGGGCCGAGTGGGAGCGGCTTCAGGTCGCGGTGAATGCCCTGCTGCTGCGCCGGGGGGTGCGGGCGTGA
- a CDS encoding Na(+)/H(+) antiporter subunit B, whose amino-acid sequence MTRPPAPSSSGHEAPAPAPLTNDPILRSTSRAVFALVLLFAFLLLWRGHNAPGGGFIAGLMTTCALVLHRIAYGFSALRLDPARLIPWGLALAFGTGLVPYLLGKPFLKSDYGYITTAVTGEFEWATALLFDLGVFLAVVGASLTIAYALTEVAPQETVEGDE is encoded by the coding sequence ATGACCCGCCCGCCCGCCCCTTCTTCCTCCGGCCATGAGGCCCCGGCCCCCGCGCCGCTGACCAATGACCCCATCCTGCGCTCGACCAGCCGGGCCGTGTTCGCGCTGGTGCTGCTGTTCGCGTTTCTGCTGCTGTGGCGCGGGCACAATGCGCCGGGGGGCGGCTTTATTGCCGGGCTGATGACCACGTGTGCGCTGGTACTGCACCGCATCGCCTACGGCTTTTCCGCGCTGCGGCTCGACCCGGCGCGGCTGATTCCCTGGGGGCTGGCACTGGCCTTCGGGACCGGACTGGTGCCCTACCTGCTGGGCAAGCCCTTCCTCAAGAGCGACTACGGCTACATCACCACGGCGGTTACGGGCGAGTTCGAGTGGGCGACTGCGCTGCTCTTCGACCTCGGCGTTTTTCTGGCGGTCGTGGGGGCCAGCCTCACCATCGCTTACGCGCTGACCGAGGTGGCCCCGCAGGAAACGGTGGAGGGGGACGAATGA
- the uvsE gene encoding UV DNA damage repair endonuclease UvsE, giving the protein MTTPAYGLVCMTVGPEVRFRTVTLTNYQKLPPAEREAKLLDLYADNIVRVRRAADFCAARGIRLYRLSSSLFPMFDLEGDDTGRAVLDHLAPQMREAGYAFEDAGIRVLMHPEQFIVLNSDRPEVRASSARALAAHADTLDRFGFPRSTWNLLLLHGGKGGRAAELAAIIPDLPEGARLRLGLENDERAYGPQDLLPICEATGVPLVFDAHHHVVREKLESQEDPSVREWVLKARATWQPPEWQVVHLSNGIDSPQDRRHSHLITDFPSAYRDVPWIEVEAKGKEEALAALMAAQAAGVQSDMIATEE; this is encoded by the coding sequence GTGACCACTCCCGCCTACGGGCTGGTGTGCATGACGGTCGGCCCGGAGGTGCGCTTCCGGACCGTTACCCTGACCAACTACCAGAAGCTCCCCCCCGCCGAGCGCGAGGCCAAGTTGCTCGACCTCTACGCCGACAACATCGTGCGGGTGCGTCGGGCGGCCGACTTCTGTGCGGCGCGGGGCATCCGGCTCTACCGCCTGAGTTCCAGCCTTTTCCCAATGTTTGACTTGGAGGGCGACGATACCGGGCGGGCGGTCCTCGACCACCTCGCCCCGCAGATGCGGGAGGCGGGGTACGCCTTCGAGGACGCCGGTATTCGCGTGCTGATGCACCCCGAGCAGTTCATCGTGCTCAATTCCGACCGCCCCGAGGTCCGCGCTTCCAGCGCCCGTGCCCTGGCCGCCCACGCGGACACGCTCGACCGCTTCGGGTTTCCGCGCTCGACCTGGAACCTGCTGCTGCTGCACGGCGGCAAGGGAGGCCGCGCCGCCGAACTCGCCGCGATCATCCCCGACCTGCCCGAGGGCGCCCGGTTGCGCCTGGGGCTGGAAAACGACGAACGCGCCTACGGCCCGCAGGACCTGCTGCCGATCTGTGAGGCGACGGGCGTGCCCCTCGTCTTCGATGCCCACCACCACGTCGTCCGTGAGAAGCTGGAGAGCCAGGAGGACCCCAGCGTCCGCGAGTGGGTGCTCAAGGCCCGCGCGACGTGGCAGCCTCCCGAGTGGCAGGTCGTCCACCTCTCCAACGGCATCGACAGCCCGCAGGACCGCCGCCACAGCCACCTGATCACCGACTTCCCGAGTGCCTACCGCGACGTGCCCTGGATCGAGGTCGAGGCCAAGGGCAAGGAGGAGGCGCTCGCCGCGCTGATGGCGGCCCAGGCGGCGGGCGTGCAGTCAGACATGATCGCCACGGAGGAGTGA